Proteins encoded together in one Fibrobacter sp. UWH4 window:
- a CDS encoding glycosyltransferase family 2 protein: MLLSVIIPVYNEEEIVAETYRVLEEELKDIEHELIFVNDGSKDRTREIVGSLLPSNPNNKIINFSRNFGHQAAFSAGLDHCIGDAVVIIDGDLQDPPSLIHEMLEKWREGYQVVYAQRNKRKGETIFKRFTAFAFYRLIGKLTNIDIPPDTGDFRLMDRCVVNQLKNLPERSRFLRGLVCWVGFKKIGVKYDRAERTAGTSKYPLKKMVRLAFDGITGFSSAPLKLSFYLGLFAAIVGFGVFVWSILEKILSPATTVPGWASLMTAIVFFAGVQLISIGILGEYIGRIYDEVKQRPLYIEDKKE; encoded by the coding sequence ATGCTCCTGTCAGTCATCATTCCTGTCTATAACGAAGAAGAAATCGTCGCGGAAACATACCGCGTCCTTGAAGAGGAACTCAAGGATATCGAGCACGAGCTGATTTTTGTGAACGACGGTTCCAAGGACCGCACCCGAGAAATTGTCGGAAGCCTACTGCCGAGCAACCCGAACAACAAGATTATCAACTTCAGCCGTAACTTCGGGCACCAGGCGGCATTCAGCGCAGGCCTCGACCATTGTATCGGCGATGCCGTCGTCATTATCGACGGGGACCTTCAGGACCCACCGAGTCTGATTCACGAAATGCTCGAAAAATGGCGCGAAGGCTACCAGGTGGTTTACGCACAGAGAAACAAGCGCAAAGGCGAAACCATTTTCAAGCGCTTCACCGCATTCGCCTTCTACCGCCTGATCGGCAAACTCACGAACATCGACATTCCGCCCGATACCGGCGACTTCCGCCTCATGGACCGCTGCGTGGTAAACCAGCTCAAGAACCTGCCGGAACGCAGCCGATTCCTGCGCGGGCTCGTCTGCTGGGTCGGCTTCAAGAAAATCGGCGTCAAGTACGACCGTGCCGAACGCACCGCGGGCACTTCCAAGTACCCGCTCAAGAAAATGGTACGCCTCGCCTTCGACGGAATCACCGGATTCAGTTCCGCACCGCTCAAGCTCAGTTTCTACCTGGGACTTTTCGCCGCCATCGTGGGTTTCGGCGTATTCGTCTGGTCCATCCTCGAAAAGATTCTTTCTCCCGCGACAACGGTTCCCGGCTGGGCATCGCTCATGACCGCCATCGTGTTCTTCGCGGGAGTGCAGCTCATTTCGATCGGCATCCTTGGCGAGTACATCGGACGCATCTACGACGAAGTCAAGCAGCGCCCGCTATACATTGAAGATAAGAAGGAATGA
- a CDS encoding phosphopantothenate--cysteine ligase family flavoprotein: protein MNLAGKKILLGVSGGIAVYKSCELLRLLQKKGAEVRVCMTDAATEFVAPLTFASLSKCPVYLKNGAVEARPFQHIDFPRWADLFLVVPATANIIGKFACGIADDPVSLCFMSCTCPRVIAPAMNVAMYNSPAVKRNLEILRGFENTTVLESPAGELACGEVGQGRLMEPAGIVDYLEASDVKFRTPNSEFRIEPPAIPVAKDIDPTKDSTLPGYGKKVLLTAGRTEEAIDPVRYISNRSSGKTAVALASVFYANGFNVEVVAGPMEAAFPGGVKVTRVQSARDMHDAVMERLDSADAVVHCAAVADYRPAHAADEKIKNSRSQLSIELVPNPNILRDCTAARRARTDSTSGTAAHKQVIVGFALETDHFEEHAAEKLEKSGADALLLNAPVAADSGFGRDCVRFALVETGKPVPPLAMGEKIDLAETILNFCLERLNG, encoded by the coding sequence ATGAATCTCGCTGGAAAGAAAATTTTGCTCGGAGTCTCGGGCGGCATTGCCGTGTACAAGAGCTGCGAGCTGTTGCGCCTGTTGCAAAAGAAGGGCGCAGAAGTACGCGTGTGCATGACCGATGCGGCGACAGAATTCGTGGCACCGCTGACATTTGCAAGCCTTAGCAAGTGTCCCGTGTATCTAAAGAACGGCGCCGTCGAAGCGCGCCCTTTCCAGCATATTGATTTTCCTCGTTGGGCAGATCTCTTTTTGGTGGTGCCCGCGACCGCGAACATCATCGGTAAATTCGCCTGCGGCATCGCCGACGATCCGGTGAGCCTTTGCTTTATGAGCTGCACGTGCCCACGCGTGATTGCTCCGGCGATGAATGTGGCCATGTACAATTCTCCGGCGGTTAAACGCAACCTCGAGATTTTGCGCGGATTTGAGAACACGACCGTGCTGGAATCGCCTGCAGGGGAACTCGCCTGCGGTGAAGTCGGACAAGGTCGCCTGATGGAACCGGCAGGAATTGTAGATTATTTAGAGGCCAGCGACGTTAAATTCCGAACTCCGAATTCTGAATTCCGAATTGAACCGCCGGCAATCCCCGTTGCAAAAGACATCGACCCGACGAAGGATTCTACACTTCCCGGCTACGGCAAGAAGGTGCTGTTGACAGCAGGCCGCACCGAAGAGGCCATTGACCCGGTGCGTTACATCAGCAACCGCAGCAGTGGAAAGACCGCCGTCGCACTCGCCTCGGTGTTCTACGCCAACGGCTTTAACGTCGAAGTGGTTGCAGGTCCGATGGAGGCGGCGTTCCCGGGCGGAGTGAAAGTGACCCGCGTGCAAAGCGCCCGGGACATGCACGACGCCGTGATGGAGCGGTTAGATTCTGCGGACGCCGTCGTGCATTGCGCGGCGGTAGCGGACTACCGCCCCGCCCACGCCGCCGACGAGAAAATCAAGAATAGCCGCAGCCAGCTCTCGATTGAACTTGTACCGAATCCGAATATTCTACGCGACTGCACTGCCGCCCGCAGGGCTCGCACCGATTCCACATCGGGAACCGCCGCTCATAAGCAGGTGATTGTCGGATTCGCACTTGAGACCGATCACTTCGAAGAACACGCCGCCGAAAAACTTGAAAAGAGCGGCGCCGACGCACTTCTGTTAAATGCGCCCGTGGCAGCCGATTCCGGCTTTGGCCGCGACTGCGTACGCTTCGCCCTGGTGGAAACGGGCAAGCCCGTTCCACCGCTCGCCATGGGCGAGAAGATCGATTTGGCCGAGACGATTTTGAACTTTTGCCTGGAGCGCCTGAATGGCTGA
- a CDS encoding transketolase: MQDALVTKAADNIRILSAAMVQKAKSGHPGGAMGAADAITLLYSEFLRFDPENPYWEARDRFFMDPGHMSALLYGELAMLGNLSMDDLKNFRQLGSRTPGHPEVEVALGIENSSGPLGIGHAVALGNAIAERFMVERFGDILQHKVVCLVSDGGLEEEIAYGVGRIAGHLKLSNLIFFYDANQVQLSCKVEDVMSHDFKKQYEAWGFRVIDVADGHNIAELRKAFKAAWAETEKPTIIIGHTTMAKGAIAEDGKSFEGAVSTHGQPLNAAGASTDATVKNLGGDPADAFKIFDDVKAGFEARKEELRKQVAEWKKAKAAWDAKNPEKAATLKEWLSGKAPKIDLSKLELKEGVATRVTSGTVLGYLAENVKNCICSSADLSNSDNTQAFLNKTGIFRAGDFKGAFVQVGVAELTMGAICCGIALHGGLYPICATFFVFSDFMKPAIRMAALMKLPVKFMYTHDSFRVGEDGPTHQPIEHETQIRLLEGLKREDGKSEMLVLRPADAFETVTAWEMAFENNDRPTAIILTRQNVKTLPGDKRYEASKACRKGAYIVSDNCGSARPDLTFVSNGSDVLLTHDAAEILRGEGLKVRVVSMISPALFMAQDKAYRDSIIVPWTPVFAKSSGLPLLFAQVVGGFGKVSGLERFGASAPAAVLEKEFGYTPEAVVAAAKEYLAEFKANVEEFKKNN, encoded by the coding sequence GTGCAAGACGCGTTGGTTACAAAAGCGGCTGACAACATTCGAATCCTTTCCGCTGCCATGGTGCAGAAGGCAAAGTCCGGTCACCCGGGTGGAGCCATGGGCGCAGCAGACGCCATTACGCTCCTGTATTCGGAATTTCTCCGTTTTGACCCCGAAAACCCCTATTGGGAAGCCCGCGACCGCTTCTTTATGGATCCGGGCCACATGTCCGCGCTCCTGTACGGCGAACTTGCCATGCTCGGCAACCTCTCGATGGATGACCTCAAGAATTTCCGCCAGCTTGGCTCCCGCACGCCGGGCCACCCCGAAGTCGAAGTCGCCCTCGGCATCGAAAACTCCTCGGGTCCGCTCGGTATCGGTCATGCCGTAGCCCTCGGTAATGCGATTGCCGAACGCTTCATGGTCGAACGCTTTGGCGACATCTTGCAGCACAAGGTCGTATGCCTCGTGTCTGACGGTGGCCTTGAAGAAGAAATCGCTTACGGCGTGGGCCGCATTGCCGGTCACCTCAAGCTTTCGAACCTCATTTTCTTCTACGATGCCAACCAGGTGCAGCTCTCTTGCAAGGTTGAAGACGTGATGAGCCACGACTTCAAGAAGCAGTACGAAGCATGGGGCTTCCGCGTGATTGACGTGGCAGACGGTCACAACATTGCAGAACTCCGCAAGGCTTTCAAGGCCGCTTGGGCCGAAACTGAAAAGCCGACCATCATCATCGGTCACACCACCATGGCCAAGGGCGCCATTGCCGAAGACGGCAAGTCCTTCGAAGGTGCCGTTTCTACTCACGGTCAGCCGCTCAATGCAGCAGGCGCTTCTACCGACGCAACGGTGAAGAACCTCGGCGGTGATCCGGCCGATGCATTCAAGATTTTTGACGACGTGAAGGCTGGCTTCGAAGCCCGCAAGGAAGAGCTCCGCAAGCAGGTTGCCGAATGGAAGAAGGCCAAGGCCGCTTGGGATGCCAAGAATCCCGAAAAGGCCGCCACCCTCAAGGAATGGCTCTCGGGCAAGGCTCCGAAGATCGACCTTTCCAAGCTCGAACTCAAGGAAGGTGTCGCTACCCGCGTGACTTCCGGTACCGTGCTCGGCTACCTCGCCGAAAACGTGAAGAACTGCATTTGCAGCTCCGCAGACCTTTCCAACTCCGACAACACTCAGGCCTTCCTCAACAAGACCGGCATCTTCCGCGCAGGCGACTTCAAGGGCGCCTTCGTTCAGGTGGGCGTTGCCGAACTGACTATGGGCGCCATCTGCTGCGGTATCGCATTGCACGGCGGCCTCTATCCGATTTGTGCCACGTTCTTCGTGTTCAGCGATTTCATGAAACCGGCAATTCGCATGGCTGCCCTCATGAAGCTCCCGGTCAAGTTCATGTACACGCATGACAGCTTCCGCGTGGGCGAAGACGGCCCGACGCACCAGCCGATCGAACACGAAACCCAGATCCGTTTGCTCGAAGGCCTCAAGCGCGAAGACGGCAAATCCGAAATGTTGGTACTCCGCCCGGCCGATGCCTTCGAAACCGTGACCGCCTGGGAAATGGCTTTTGAAAACAACGATCGCCCGACAGCGATTATCCTTACCCGCCAGAACGTGAAGACTCTCCCCGGTGACAAGCGCTACGAAGCTTCCAAGGCTTGCCGCAAGGGCGCCTACATCGTGAGCGACAATTGCGGTTCCGCACGCCCGGACCTGACCTTCGTGTCTAACGGTTCCGACGTGCTCCTGACTCACGACGCCGCCGAAATCCTCCGCGGCGAAGGCCTCAAGGTCCGCGTGGTCTCGATGATCAGCCCGGCCCTCTTTATGGCTCAGGACAAGGCTTACCGCGATTCCATCATCGTTCCTTGGACTCCGGTGTTCGCAAAGTCCAGCGGCCTTCCGCTTCTGTTCGCCCAGGTCGTGGGTGGCTTCGGCAAGGTCTCCGGTCTCGAACGCTTTGGCGCCTCTGCTCCGGCAGCAGTGCTCGAAAAGGAATTCGGTTACACTCCGGAAGCCGTCGTGGCCGCCGCGAAGGAATACCTCGCTGAATTCAAGGCAAACGTCGAGGAATTTAAGAAGAACAACTAG
- the gmk gene encoding guanylate kinase: MKNKLFVMSAASGAGKTTLKDLVIKDFPDIKYSISATTRAPREGEVDGVHYFFKTKEEFEKLIKEDGLIEWNEVHGNYYGTPKSFVEKTLAEGNRVLFDLDVFGKVNFDKVYPDATGILILPPSEEELEKRLRGRGTDSEEVIQLRLKNAKKEMEFAKTKGKYEYVIINDDLQRAADELRSILKKV; this comes from the coding sequence ATGAAGAATAAACTTTTTGTAATGAGCGCCGCGAGTGGCGCAGGAAAGACCACCCTCAAGGACCTGGTCATCAAGGATTTTCCGGACATCAAGTATTCCATTTCGGCTACCACACGCGCCCCGCGCGAAGGTGAAGTTGACGGAGTCCATTACTTCTTCAAGACCAAGGAAGAATTCGAAAAGCTGATCAAAGAAGACGGCCTTATCGAATGGAACGAAGTCCACGGTAACTACTACGGAACGCCCAAGAGCTTTGTCGAGAAGACTCTCGCCGAAGGGAACCGCGTCCTGTTCGACCTTGACGTTTTCGGCAAGGTGAACTTCGACAAGGTCTACCCCGACGCTACCGGCATCCTGATTCTGCCGCCGAGCGAAGAAGAACTCGAAAAGCGCCTGCGTGGCCGCGGAACCGACTCCGAAGAAGTCATCCAGCTCCGCCTCAAGAACGCGAAGAAGGAAATGGAATTCGCCAAGACGAAAGGCAAGTACGAATACGTCATCATCAACGACGATTTGCAGCGAGCCGCCGACGAACTCCGCTCGATCCTGAAGAAGGTCTAG
- a CDS encoding CatB-related O-acetyltransferase: protein MSAPNPNTVHPIAGYDKEIYVKPTIKNPNIIVGDFTYIADSEFESHVTHHYDFIDDKLIIGKFCQIAAGVEFVMNGANHQMNAVSTFPFYTLEGWDMKPPAASDMPFKGDTVIGNDVWIGQNATILPGVHIGDGAIIGANSVVGSNVEPYSIVVGNPAEVTRYRFDKDLTELLLKFKWWDKPIEEINELIPILTSSDLDKVKAEIHRLMKD from the coding sequence ATGAGCGCTCCGAATCCGAACACGGTGCATCCTATTGCGGGCTACGACAAGGAAATCTACGTCAAGCCCACCATCAAGAACCCGAACATTATTGTCGGCGACTTCACCTATATCGCGGACTCGGAATTCGAAAGCCATGTGACGCACCATTACGATTTTATCGACGACAAGCTGATTATCGGAAAGTTCTGCCAGATTGCCGCGGGCGTAGAATTTGTAATGAACGGGGCGAACCACCAGATGAATGCGGTTTCCACATTCCCGTTCTACACGCTTGAGGGCTGGGACATGAAACCGCCCGCCGCAAGCGACATGCCGTTCAAGGGCGACACCGTCATCGGAAACGATGTGTGGATTGGCCAGAACGCGACCATCTTGCCGGGAGTGCATATCGGCGACGGCGCCATCATCGGCGCGAACAGTGTCGTCGGCAGCAACGTGGAACCCTACTCGATTGTAGTCGGAAATCCCGCCGAAGTCACCCGCTACCGCTTCGACAAAGACCTGACGGAACTCCTGTTAAAATTCAAATGGTGGGACAAGCCCATCGAAGAAATCAACGAGTTGATTCCGATTCTTACAAGCAGCGATCTTGATAAAGTCAAAGCCGAAATCCACCGGCTAATGAAAGATTAA
- a CDS encoding NPCBM/NEW2 domain-containing protein, producing the protein MKPYILGLLKNLAHPGTIVGLVISLAIPFLIYLGPNVGHKDTIRTLDLYLPLPLFIVQFIAGIVLFATLNKDFREWIKGILPEKKISILMLAFTAVITIFAATQIEARHRVQSDESVFMSVAQNMYYNQESGTCNQGYFENGNLKCVATSNSFKTKGLAFLYLLGMPLLGNDLHWIFHMELLMLPLTVLLMFLAIAAWTRQPLLAFFAALLTALQPTVLFQFRAMSVEPLYIFLSALSLLIFKWAYDRNTVRHWALLALSLAFFAQTRQETAFCLLAFILFALPKILDSKGAKAPTFFVTLSLFSVPALLTISYFQGFGFQGGEFEAHGHFLEDLSRNWTEMTKPLNKNGELENPFLSYFNYLFVAGAIYLLARAILGARKKDYFYLKILAFLLLYHIQTYMILENVSGDFSIQINQRYSLVMLPSMAFVGALPVAHLVQQTIASMSGKDSKQNAVTALLVTLVAATLFTAWTFHYKEDFNKNIMYNRNHLTIEEHEILGWLAEQPQKDRFFIYGRPWHFIGYGISSIHYDRARQMSSEELKNLVNKYQGEVYYIRGLDCWDSHTYHKKAVEHRIATTCDIFERDMDLEGVKNILITNNYWVQIAKFNGRKDFNPKNIITVNEPELIQNAATDSLPAASALQYSFSLNEKATATSQWIYTVQVNGDIVSRAPYTKGNFSGNVKEEQLHPGYNQLEFVVQNPKNGKIIAVIQKFYFYSKTGAVKLTEIPYASHKQGWGTLHKNESIEGHDFKVDNKFYNEGFGTHAASETVFNIEGKYKTFKMAYGLDEESLCSDGVQLQVLADGNVIFDSGSFSYGKLKILDVNIENVKVLTLKALPLKNIDCDHVDFINPALIP; encoded by the coding sequence ATGAAACCCTATATTCTCGGTCTTTTGAAAAATCTCGCGCACCCGGGCACAATCGTCGGCCTCGTTATTTCCCTCGCGATTCCCTTCCTCATTTACCTCGGTCCGAACGTCGGCCACAAAGATACCATCCGCACGCTCGACCTTTATTTGCCGCTCCCCTTGTTCATCGTGCAGTTCATTGCGGGAATCGTCCTGTTCGCCACCCTGAACAAGGACTTTAGGGAATGGATCAAGGGAATTCTCCCCGAAAAGAAAATCTCGATCCTGATGCTTGCCTTCACGGCAGTCATCACCATTTTTGCGGCCACCCAGATCGAGGCCCGCCATCGCGTGCAAAGCGACGAAAGCGTATTCATGTCGGTCGCCCAGAACATGTATTACAATCAGGAATCGGGCACCTGCAACCAAGGGTATTTTGAAAACGGCAACTTGAAATGCGTCGCGACTTCCAATAGTTTCAAGACCAAGGGACTCGCTTTTCTGTACCTGCTCGGCATGCCGCTTCTAGGTAACGACCTGCACTGGATTTTCCACATGGAGCTCCTGATGCTCCCGCTTACAGTACTCCTGATGTTCCTGGCCATTGCCGCCTGGACAAGACAGCCCCTGCTCGCCTTCTTCGCCGCCCTCCTCACGGCATTACAACCCACGGTACTTTTCCAGTTCCGCGCCATGTCGGTGGAACCCCTCTACATTTTCCTTTCCGCACTTTCGCTCCTCATTTTCAAGTGGGCTTACGACCGCAACACCGTCAGGCACTGGGCTCTTCTCGCACTTTCGTTGGCATTCTTCGCACAGACCCGCCAAGAAACAGCCTTCTGCCTGCTCGCCTTTATCTTGTTCGCTCTCCCCAAGATTCTTGACAGCAAGGGCGCCAAGGCCCCCACGTTCTTTGTGACGCTTTCGCTGTTCTCGGTTCCCGCACTCCTGACCATCAGCTATTTCCAGGGATTCGGTTTCCAGGGAGGAGAATTCGAAGCGCACGGCCACTTCCTTGAAGACCTTTCACGCAACTGGACCGAAATGACCAAGCCGCTCAACAAGAACGGCGAACTCGAAAACCCCTTCCTCTCCTACTTCAACTACCTCTTTGTCGCAGGCGCCATTTACCTGCTTGCACGAGCCATTCTCGGTGCAAGGAAAAAAGACTACTTCTACCTGAAAATTCTCGCATTCCTGCTCCTGTACCACATACAGACCTACATGATTCTTGAAAATGTCTCGGGCGATTTCAGCATCCAGATTAATCAGCGCTACAGCCTGGTGATGCTTCCGTCCATGGCATTTGTAGGAGCCCTCCCCGTAGCACACCTTGTCCAGCAGACCATCGCCTCGATGAGCGGAAAGGATTCCAAGCAAAACGCAGTGACTGCCCTGTTGGTGACCCTCGTGGCCGCAACCCTCTTTACCGCCTGGACATTCCACTACAAGGAAGACTTCAACAAGAACATCATGTACAACCGCAACCACCTCACCATCGAGGAACACGAGATTCTCGGATGGCTCGCGGAACAGCCTCAAAAGGACCGATTCTTTATTTACGGTCGCCCCTGGCATTTCATCGGTTACGGAATATCTTCTATCCACTATGACCGCGCACGGCAAATGAGTTCCGAAGAACTCAAGAACCTCGTCAACAAGTACCAGGGCGAAGTCTACTACATCCGCGGGCTTGACTGCTGGGACAGCCACACTTACCACAAGAAGGCGGTGGAACACCGCATCGCGACCACTTGCGACATTTTCGAACGCGACATGGATCTTGAAGGAGTCAAGAATATCCTTATTACCAACAACTACTGGGTGCAAATCGCCAAGTTCAACGGACGCAAGGATTTCAATCCGAAAAACATCATTACCGTGAACGAGCCCGAGCTCATACAGAATGCCGCCACGGATTCGCTTCCGGCCGCCTCCGCGCTTCAGTACAGCTTCAGCCTCAACGAAAAGGCGACCGCTACTAGCCAGTGGATTTATACCGTGCAAGTGAACGGGGACATCGTTTCTCGCGCACCGTACACCAAAGGAAACTTCAGCGGGAATGTCAAGGAAGAACAACTCCACCCAGGCTACAACCAGCTGGAATTCGTTGTCCAGAATCCGAAGAACGGTAAAATTATCGCCGTCATCCAGAAGTTCTATTTCTACAGCAAAACGGGAGCCGTCAAGCTCACCGAAATTCCCTATGCAAGTCACAAGCAGGGCTGGGGAACGCTCCATAAGAACGAAAGCATCGAGGGTCACGATTTCAAGGTAGACAATAAGTTCTACAACGAAGGTTTCGGCACGCACGCCGCCTCCGAAACGGTCTTCAATATCGAAGGAAAGTACAAGACCTTCAAGATGGCCTACGGTCTCGACGAAGAATCCCTTTGCAGCGACGGAGTGCAGCTACAAGTTCTCGCCGACGGCAATGTGATTTTCGATAGCGGGAGTTTTTCCTATGGAAAGCTGAAGATTCTCGATGTGAACATCGAAAACGTAAAGGTTCTCACCCTCAAGGCGCTCCCGCTCAAGAACATCGACTGCGACCATGTCGATTTCATCAACCCGGCACTTATCCCGTAG
- the nrdR gene encoding transcriptional regulator NrdR produces the protein MICPFCKKDNDKVVDSRVSGSSIRRRRECCECGKRFTTREYIEVQPLTVIKRSGEHEPFQREKLLRGIMNSCKKRPVSVADIEQLATNVENALTVTENFEVSYEQIGNLVMQELKKLDAVAYVRFASIYREFKEVGEFVDQIKSMDK, from the coding sequence ATGATTTGCCCGTTCTGCAAGAAAGATAACGACAAGGTGGTGGATAGTCGCGTGAGCGGTTCCTCCATTCGACGCCGTCGTGAATGCTGCGAATGCGGCAAGCGCTTTACCACTCGCGAATACATCGAAGTCCAGCCGCTGACCGTAATCAAGCGCAGCGGCGAACATGAACCGTTCCAGCGTGAAAAGCTGCTGCGCGGTATCATGAACTCCTGCAAGAAACGTCCGGTTTCTGTTGCTGACATAGAACAGCTCGCGACCAACGTGGAAAACGCCTTGACCGTGACTGAAAACTTCGAAGTCAGCTACGAGCAGATTGGCAACCTGGTGATGCAGGAACTCAAGAAACTCGATGCCGTCGCTTACGTGCGCTTTGCCTCGATTTACCGCGAATTCAAGGAAGTTGGCGAGTTCGTGGACCAGATCAAGAGCATGGACAAGTAG
- a CDS encoding class I SAM-dependent rRNA methyltransferase has product MKDLINNLDAAYKRRAPLLGVTEAFRIVNGAPDGFPGMTLDKFGDRYQIQFFGDELLREKNAVVAAVAEKFAPVCLVIKERLSRSGKSLENPPMEVAVGRAEDSVGVVREGSAKFHIDLLDTVNPGLFLDMRHIRLEMGERAADRRMLNLFSYTCAFSVHGRLGGAEISTNADISAKILDKGRENYALNGLEPKQGEFFRGNAVEYVHWAQKKDLKFDAIVLDPPSFARFKGKNFNVREHLMPLVADCATLLNKGGLFMVSSNYSEFNLSKFSRDALAAVASVHSSAKTLWNKSQDIDFVGSGHTKDSCLVATLIEV; this is encoded by the coding sequence ATGAAAGATTTAATCAATAACTTAGATGCTGCTTATAAAAGACGTGCTCCTTTGCTAGGGGTTACCGAGGCTTTCCGCATTGTGAACGGGGCGCCGGACGGTTTCCCCGGCATGACGCTCGACAAGTTCGGTGACCGTTACCAGATTCAGTTTTTCGGTGATGAACTGCTCCGCGAAAAAAATGCTGTCGTTGCCGCCGTCGCAGAAAAGTTCGCGCCGGTTTGCCTCGTTATAAAGGAACGCCTTTCCCGTTCGGGCAAGTCGCTGGAGAACCCGCCGATGGAAGTGGCGGTGGGGCGCGCGGAAGATTCTGTAGGTGTAGTCCGCGAAGGTTCTGCGAAATTTCACATCGATTTGCTCGACACGGTGAATCCGGGCCTGTTCTTGGATATGCGCCATATTCGCCTGGAGATGGGCGAGCGTGCGGCCGACCGCCGCATGCTGAATCTGTTCAGCTACACTTGTGCCTTCTCGGTGCACGGCCGCTTAGGTGGCGCCGAGATTTCGACGAATGCCGACATCAGCGCGAAGATTCTGGACAAGGGCCGCGAAAACTATGCGCTCAACGGACTCGAACCCAAGCAGGGCGAATTCTTCAGGGGTAACGCTGTCGAGTACGTTCACTGGGCGCAAAAGAAGGACCTCAAGTTCGATGCCATCGTGCTCGACCCGCCGAGCTTTGCTCGCTTCAAGGGCAAGAACTTCAACGTGCGTGAACACCTGATGCCGCTTGTGGCCGACTGCGCCACGCTTCTGAACAAGGGCGGCCTCTTTATGGTGAGCTCCAATTACAGCGAATTTAATTTGTCTAAATTCTCGCGCGATGCGCTCGCTGCGGTGGCGTCTGTTCACTCGAGCGCCAAGACGCTTTGGAACAAGTCGCAGGATATTGACTTTGTGGGCTCTGGCCACACTAAAGACAGCTGCCTTGTGGCAACGCTCATTGAAGTGTAG